The genomic DNA GACGGAGCAAGCTCATGACAATCTGTCGGCGCTCTTCTCCTGACATCAACTCTTACCACCAATCCTTGCGCAGTAGCGCTACTCATGATACTATGTAGCAGATAGACAGGTGTATATACACCTGTTGAAGGGAGTGTCTCCTATGAAAATGCGCGTTCAAGAACTGGTCTACGGCGCCCTACTCACCGCGCTCGCGCTTATCATCCCGCTCTATTTTCGCGGGTCCCTACAAATCGTCATTCCGCCCTTCTCAGCTACCTTGGCCAGCCATGTGCCGGTGATGCTGGCTATGTTTGTCAGCCCCTTGGTGGCAGCCCTTGTAGGGCTAGGCTCTACTTATGGTTTTCTAATTACCATGACCCCAGTAATCGCGGCGCGCGCCTCCATCCATATAATATTCGGTGTCCTGGGGGCTTTACTTTACCGTAGGGGCCTTAGCCCCTGGAAAATCATCGCCATTACCGCACCCGTTCATGCTTTAGGTGAAGCCCTAGTGGTGATACCATTTGGGTTCACCATGCAAGTTGCCTTAGTGACGGTGGGCATTGGCACGCTACTGCACCATGTCATCGATGCCGCTATCAGCATCTCTATTTTAACCGCGCTGTGGCGGGCGGGAGTGACTCTTTCTGACCCCCGCAACAAGAAACAAATCTCGCCTAAGTAACAGATAGGTCGGCGGCCGGCTCTATGCAGTCAGGCACATCATTCTGCGCTGTCAATGCCAAAAAACTCGGTAAAAGCCTCGCTACTAAGCCGCGCCGTATATCTTCCGCACACTGATGCTACCCCCCTGACTAAGCTAATTCTCCAGTTTCTCTAACCGTAGCTCTAACTCCTGCAAGCGACGCATAACACAGCGCAGCGCTTCGTTATCTGGGTCCGGCAGGTTAGCATGCTCGAGATCTACGGAAATAGGCTGTTCCGCCCTTTTTGCGCTGCGCACGACGCGTCCTGGTACTCCCACGACTGTGCTGTAGGGGGGTACCTCGTGCAAGACTACTGACCCTGCCCCGATTTTCGCATAGTCCCCCACCTTGAAGGAGCCGAGAATCTTTGCCCCCGTGCTAATAACCACGCCGTTGCCTATGGTTGGGTGTCGCTTTCCCTTCTCCTTGCCCGTGCCCCCGAGAGTCACGCCCTGGTAAATCGTCACGTTGTCCCCAATCTCTGTGGTTTCCCCAATCACAACGCCGCAACCATGATCGATAAACAACCCCTTGCCGATTTTAGCTCCGGGGTGGATTTCAATCTGCGTAAAAAACCGTGCGATTTGCGAAAGGAGACGTGCCAAAGTATAGAGCCTGTGCTTATATAGCCAGTGCGAAAACCTGTGCGACACCACAGCATGCAAACCAGGATAACAAAGCAAGACTTCCCAGACACTTTTTACAGCGGGGTCTCGATCGAAGATGGCCTTTATGTCTTCTCTGATTCTCCTCGACACCTTACATCACCTCTTCTCAGCAAGTGGACCACCTAGATATCGTACATAAGGCTAGAACCACACTGTCGTCTAAAAAATTCCTCTGCTAGGTAGGACAGGCTCGTAGCGTCTAATATGGCGTTCACACTTTCTTGCATTTTCTTCTGCACCTCATTGCGCACAAAGGCAGCAGCATCTGTGTCGCTAGTGGGCTTCATGCCGTCGACCTCAATCTGCCCCAGGTTAA from Bacillota bacterium includes the following:
- a CDS encoding ECF transporter S component, with product MRVQELVYGALLTALALIIPLYFRGSLQIVIPPFSATLASHVPVMLAMFVSPLVAALVGLGSTYGFLITMTPVIAARASIHIIFGVLGALLYRRGLSPWKIIAITAPVHALGEALVVIPFGFTMQVALVTVGIGTLLHHVIDAAISISILTALWRAGVTLSDPRNKKQISPK
- the cysE gene encoding serine O-acetyltransferase is translated as MSRRIREDIKAIFDRDPAVKSVWEVLLCYPGLHAVVSHRFSHWLYKHRLYTLARLLSQIARFFTQIEIHPGAKIGKGLFIDHGCGVVIGETTEIGDNVTIYQGVTLGGTGKEKGKRHPTIGNGVVISTGAKILGSFKVGDYAKIGAGSVVLHEVPPYSTVVGVPGRVVRSAKRAEQPISVDLEHANLPDPDNEALRCVMRRLQELELRLEKLEN